In Thermococcus stetteri, the following proteins share a genomic window:
- the rpsJ gene encoding 30S ribosomal protein S10, producing MQKARIKLASTNIKALNEVTDQIKQIAERTGVRMSGPIPLPTKRIRITTRKSPDGEGSATFDRFELRVHKRLVDIEADERAMRQIMRIRVPEDVTIEIELIS from the coding sequence ATGCAGAAGGCGAGGATTAAGCTGGCGAGCACTAACATAAAGGCCCTCAACGAGGTTACCGACCAGATCAAGCAGATAGCAGAAAGGACAGGTGTCAGGATGAGCGGCCCGATACCGCTCCCGACCAAGAGGATAAGGATCACCACCAGGAAGAGCCCAGACGGAGAGGGTTCAGCTACCTTCGATAGGTTCGAGCTCCGCGTTCACAAGAGGCTCGTCGACATCGAGGCCGACGAAAGGGCCATGCGCCAGATCATGCGCATCCGCGTTCCCGAGGATGTCACAATCGAGATCGAGCTCATCTCCTGA
- the tuf gene encoding translation elongation factor EF-1 subunit alpha has product MAKEKPHVNIVFIGHVDHGKSTTIGRLLFDTANIPENIIKKFEEMGEKGKSFKFAWVMDRLKEERERGITIDVAHTKFETPHRYITIIDAPGHRDFVKNMITGASQADAAVLVVAATDGVMPQTKEHAFLARTLGINHIIVATNKMDMVNYDQKKFEQVANQVKKLLQMLGYKDFPIIPISAWEGDNVVKKSDKMPWYNGPTLIEALDQIPEPPKPVDKPLRIPIQDVYSIKGVGTVPVGRVETGVLRVGDVVIFEPASTIFHKPIQGEVKSIEMHHEPLQEAYPGDNIGFNVRGVGKNDIKRGDVAGHTTNPPTVVRPKDTFKAQIIVLNHPTAITVGYTPVLHAHTTQVAVRFEQLLAKLDPRTGNVVEENPQFIKTGDSAIVILRPTKAMVIEPVKEIPQMGRFAIRDMGQTVAAGMVISIQKAD; this is encoded by the coding sequence ATGGCTAAGGAGAAGCCGCACGTTAACATTGTGTTTATAGGACACGTCGACCACGGAAAGAGCACCACCATCGGTAGGCTGCTCTTTGACACAGCGAACATACCGGAGAACATCATCAAGAAGTTCGAGGAGATGGGTGAGAAGGGTAAGTCCTTCAAGTTCGCTTGGGTCATGGACAGGCTCAAGGAGGAGCGCGAGAGGGGTATCACCATCGACGTCGCCCACACCAAGTTCGAGACCCCGCACAGGTACATCACCATCATCGACGCTCCGGGCCACAGGGACTTCGTTAAGAACATGATCACCGGTGCCAGCCAGGCCGACGCTGCAGTCCTCGTCGTCGCCGCCACCGACGGTGTCATGCCGCAGACCAAGGAGCACGCCTTCCTTGCCAGGACCCTCGGTATCAACCACATCATAGTCGCCACCAACAAGATGGACATGGTCAACTACGACCAGAAGAAGTTCGAGCAGGTCGCCAACCAGGTTAAGAAGCTCCTCCAGATGCTCGGCTACAAGGACTTCCCGATCATCCCGATCAGCGCTTGGGAGGGCGACAACGTCGTTAAGAAGAGCGACAAGATGCCCTGGTACAACGGCCCGACCCTCATCGAGGCCCTCGACCAGATCCCAGAGCCGCCGAAGCCGGTTGACAAGCCGCTCCGCATCCCAATCCAGGACGTCTACTCCATCAAGGGTGTCGGTACCGTTCCGGTCGGCCGTGTCGAGACCGGTGTCCTCCGCGTCGGTGACGTCGTCATCTTCGAGCCCGCCAGCACCATCTTCCACAAGCCGATTCAGGGTGAAGTCAAGAGCATCGAGATGCACCACGAGCCGCTCCAGGAAGCCTACCCAGGTGACAACATCGGTTTCAACGTCCGTGGCGTCGGTAAGAACGACATAAAGCGCGGTGACGTTGCCGGACACACCACCAACCCGCCGACCGTCGTCAGGCCGAAGGACACCTTCAAGGCCCAGATCATCGTCCTCAACCACCCGACCGCTATCACCGTCGGCTACACCCCGGTGCTCCACGCCCACACCACCCAGGTCGCCGTCAGGTTCGAGCAGCTCCTTGCTAAGCTCGACCCGAGGACCGGTAACGTCGTCGAGGAGAACCCGCAGTTCATCAAGACCGGTGACTCAGCCATCGTCATCCTCAGGCCGACCAAGGCCATGGTCATCGAGCCGGTCAAGGAGATCCCGCAGATGGGCAGGTTCGCCATCCGTGACATGGGCCAGACCGTTGCCGCCGGTATGGTCATATCCATCCAGAAGGCCGACTGA
- a CDS encoding elongation factor EF-2, translated as MGRREEMIAKIKELMTQPERIRNMGIAAHIDHGKTTLSDNLLAGAGMISEELAGKQLVLDFDEQEQARGITINAANVSMVHNYEGNDYLINLIDTPGHVDFGGDVTRAMRAIDGAIIVVDAVEGVMPQTETVLRQALREYVKPVLFINKVDRLIKELKLTPQQMQERFVKVITDVNRLIRRYAPPEFRDKWLVKVEDGSVAFGSAYYNWALSVPYMKKTGVSFKDIIDLTNAGDLKTLRKKAPLHVVVLDMVVRHLPNPLEAQKYRIPHLWRGDINSEVGQAMMNCDPKGPMTMVVTKIILDKHAGEVATGRVWSGTVKTGQEVYLINSKRKARIQQVGIYMGPERINMEAVPAGNIVAVTGLRDAMAGETVSVQQIEPFEALHYASEPVVTVAIEAKNVKDLPKLVEALRQLAKEDPTLHVKIDEETGQHLLSGMGELHLEVKLYRLKTEWKLDVDVSPPIVVYRESVTKQSPIVEGKSPNKHNRFYITVEPMPDEIYQAIREGEIPEGRPKDPKAVAKKLAELGMDYEIAKGIVDVYNGNMFFDNTKGIQYLNEVMDLLVDGFHQAMDEGPLAKEPVMKVIVRLHDAKIHEDNVHRGPAQIYPAIRTAIHCAMMKANPVLYEPYQKVIINIPYEYMGAVSRELNQRRGQLIDMRQEGEVMIIIGEAPVAEMFGFAGAIRGATSGKALWTTEHAGFKRVPNELAQQIIRQIRQRKGLDPNPPTEKDVCPQQ; from the coding sequence ATGGGAAGAAGGGAAGAGATGATTGCGAAGATTAAGGAGTTGATGACCCAGCCTGAGAGAATCAGGAACATGGGTATTGCCGCTCACATTGACCACGGTAAAACAACTCTCAGCGACAACCTGCTCGCCGGTGCCGGAATGATCAGCGAGGAGCTTGCCGGAAAGCAGCTCGTCCTCGACTTCGACGAGCAGGAGCAGGCGAGAGGAATTACCATCAACGCGGCCAACGTTTCGATGGTCCACAACTACGAGGGCAACGACTACCTCATCAACCTCATCGACACCCCGGGTCACGTCGACTTCGGCGGTGACGTTACGAGGGCCATGCGTGCAATTGACGGTGCGATCATCGTCGTTGACGCCGTTGAGGGAGTCATGCCGCAGACCGAGACCGTCCTCAGGCAGGCCCTCAGGGAGTACGTCAAGCCGGTTCTCTTCATCAACAAGGTCGACAGGCTTATCAAGGAGCTCAAGCTCACCCCCCAGCAGATGCAGGAGCGCTTTGTCAAGGTTATCACTGACGTGAACAGGCTCATCAGAAGGTACGCTCCCCCCGAGTTCAGGGACAAGTGGCTCGTCAAGGTGGAAGACGGTAGCGTCGCCTTCGGTAGCGCTTACTACAACTGGGCCCTCAGCGTCCCCTACATGAAGAAGACCGGCGTTTCCTTCAAGGACATCATCGACCTCACGAACGCCGGCGACCTGAAGACCCTCAGGAAGAAGGCCCCGCTCCACGTCGTCGTCCTCGATATGGTCGTCAGGCACCTCCCGAACCCGCTTGAGGCCCAGAAGTACAGGATCCCGCACCTCTGGAGGGGCGACATAAACAGCGAGGTCGGTCAGGCAATGATGAACTGTGATCCAAAGGGACCGATGACCATGGTCGTTACCAAGATCATCCTCGACAAGCACGCCGGTGAGGTCGCCACCGGCCGTGTCTGGAGCGGTACCGTCAAGACCGGACAGGAGGTCTACCTCATCAACAGCAAGAGGAAGGCCAGGATCCAGCAGGTCGGTATCTACATGGGTCCCGAGAGGATCAACATGGAGGCCGTCCCCGCTGGAAACATCGTGGCCGTCACGGGTCTCCGCGATGCGATGGCCGGTGAGACCGTCTCTGTCCAGCAGATTGAGCCCTTTGAGGCGCTTCACTACGCCAGCGAGCCCGTCGTTACCGTTGCCATCGAAGCCAAGAACGTCAAGGACCTTCCGAAGCTCGTTGAAGCTCTGAGACAGCTCGCCAAGGAGGACCCGACGCTCCACGTCAAGATCGATGAAGAGACCGGCCAGCACCTCCTCAGCGGCATGGGTGAGCTCCACCTTGAGGTCAAGCTCTACAGGCTCAAGACCGAGTGGAAGCTTGACGTTGATGTCTCACCGCCGATCGTCGTCTACCGCGAGAGCGTCACCAAGCAGAGTCCGATCGTCGAAGGAAAGTCCCCGAACAAGCACAACAGGTTCTACATCACCGTCGAGCCGATGCCGGATGAAATTTACCAGGCCATCAGGGAAGGCGAGATTCCTGAGGGCAGACCCAAGGACCCGAAGGCCGTCGCCAAGAAGCTCGCCGAGCTTGGAATGGACTACGAGATTGCGAAGGGCATCGTCGACGTCTACAACGGCAACATGTTCTTCGACAACACCAAGGGTATCCAGTACCTTAACGAGGTCATGGACCTCCTCGTCGACGGTTTCCACCAGGCCATGGACGAGGGACCGCTTGCCAAGGAGCCCGTCATGAAGGTCATCGTCAGGCTCCACGATGCTAAGATTCACGAGGACAACGTCCACCGCGGTCCAGCCCAGATCTACCCGGCCATCAGGACTGCCATCCACTGCGCTATGATGAAGGCCAACCCCGTCCTCTACGAGCCCTACCAGAAGGTTATCATCAATATACCCTACGAGTACATGGGTGCCGTGAGCAGGGAGCTCAACCAGAGGCGCGGCCAGCTCATCGACATGAGGCAGGAAGGAGAGGTCATGATCATCATCGGCGAGGCCCCGGTTGCCGAGATGTTCGGATTCGCTGGAGCGATCCGTGGAGCCACCAGCGGTAAGGCCCTCTGGACAACGGAACACGCCGGCTTCAAGCGCGTCCCGAACGAGCTTGCCCAGCAGATCATCAGGCAGATACGCCAGAGGAAGGGCCTCGACCCGAACCCGCCGACAGAGAAGGACGTCTGTCCGCAGCAGTGA
- a CDS encoding HD domain-containing protein, giving the protein MKLVHDPIHGYIELDEFTRRLVDTPEFQRLRRITQLGFAFLAYPSARHTRFEHSLGTFHLAKKIRTHNPEIEEGALYAALLHDIGHYPFSHTLEGLYPRHEENTLWVIENGSVGDVIRENYSTQEFKKLLKHPIVSGDIDADRMDYLVRDAYYTGAAYGVVDLERLVRNLNFDGKMLVVEEKGIMAAQNLLLSRAMMYPTVYFHHTAKIAEAMLRKAVELEETPLEEIRLMDEIDLVSRLRSSEKREVRELIRAIDDRRLYKRAYCSNKELDEKAVSELEEALQDEFGHSALLDYPPKPKYEERNAFVRIGGETKRLSEVSPLVRSLVEMKDVYWRWCIYAREEARDEVKHFIGRFF; this is encoded by the coding sequence ATGAAGCTCGTTCACGATCCGATCCACGGCTACATCGAGCTCGATGAGTTCACCAGAAGGCTGGTTGACACTCCTGAGTTCCAGAGGCTGAGAAGAATAACTCAACTCGGCTTTGCTTTTTTGGCCTATCCATCAGCGAGGCACACCCGCTTCGAACACTCCCTTGGAACGTTCCACCTCGCGAAGAAAATTCGCACCCACAACCCTGAAATAGAGGAGGGGGCTTTGTACGCCGCGCTCCTCCACGATATTGGACACTACCCGTTCTCACACACGCTAGAAGGCCTCTACCCAAGGCATGAGGAAAACACACTCTGGGTTATAGAAAATGGGAGCGTTGGAGACGTAATCCGGGAGAACTATTCGACCCAGGAGTTTAAGAAGCTCCTAAAGCATCCAATCGTCAGCGGCGACATAGACGCGGACAGAATGGATTACCTCGTTAGGGACGCTTACTACACCGGAGCGGCCTACGGCGTCGTTGACCTCGAACGGCTTGTGAGGAACTTGAATTTTGATGGAAAAATGCTCGTGGTAGAGGAAAAAGGGATTATGGCGGCGCAGAACCTTCTGCTCTCGAGGGCCATGATGTACCCGACCGTTTACTTCCACCATACGGCGAAAATAGCGGAGGCCATGTTGAGAAAGGCCGTTGAGCTTGAGGAAACACCTCTTGAAGAGATACGTCTCATGGACGAGATAGACTTGGTTTCGAGACTCAGGAGCAGTGAAAAAAGAGAGGTCAGGGAGCTCATAAGAGCCATAGACGACAGAAGGCTCTACAAGAGGGCTTACTGCTCGAATAAGGAGCTTGATGAGAAGGCAGTTTCAGAGTTAGAAGAAGCGCTACAAGATGAGTTTGGACATTCTGCACTCCTTGACTATCCGCCAAAGCCGAAGTACGAAGAACGGAACGCCTTCGTGAGAATAGGGGGCGAGACGAAGAGGCTCAGCGAGGTTTCGCCCTTGGTGAGATCCCTCGTGGAGATGAAGGACGTGTACTGGAGATGGTGCATCTATGCAAGAGAAGAAGCACGGGACGAAGTTAAACACTTCATAGGCAGATTTTTCTAA
- a CDS encoding M20/M25/M40 family metallo-hydrolase, with translation MKTERAKEILLQLLKIPSPSGQEDRIMLHIMEFLHKLDYDVHIESDGEIIDLVVNPDADLFYEVHVDTIPIRAEPFVRGNIIYGTGASDIKGGAAAILLMMESLKREGKDLNVGVVFVSDEELGGRGSALFMERYRPKMAVVLEPTDLEVHIAHAGNIEAYFEVDGKEAHGACPESGVNAIEETYKMLNELKELEPFKQRGKYFDPHIGIQELLCENPVYLIPALCKGRLEARLLPDQEVEDVLDLMDPILDEYTLKYEYTEIWDGYELDPDEEIVQLAKAAMDRVGLDEFGGMRSWTDAINFMYNGTRTIVFGPGNLDISHTKHERIDVRDVVTASEFLKVLNDVYAEGIEKVERELG, from the coding sequence ATGAAGACCGAACGCGCGAAGGAGATACTCCTTCAGCTCCTGAAGATACCGTCACCATCTGGCCAGGAAGACAGGATAATGCTTCACATCATGGAGTTCCTTCACAAGCTCGACTACGACGTCCACATCGAGAGCGACGGCGAGATAATCGACCTCGTTGTCAACCCAGATGCAGACCTATTCTACGAGGTTCACGTTGACACTATCCCGATAAGGGCGGAGCCCTTCGTCAGAGGTAACATCATCTACGGAACCGGCGCGAGCGACATCAAGGGCGGAGCGGCCGCGATACTCCTCATGATGGAGAGCCTGAAGAGAGAAGGTAAGGATCTGAACGTAGGAGTCGTTTTCGTCAGCGACGAGGAGCTCGGCGGACGCGGAAGTGCTCTCTTCATGGAACGCTATAGGCCGAAGATGGCGGTCGTCCTTGAGCCTACCGACCTTGAAGTCCACATAGCCCACGCTGGAAACATAGAGGCCTACTTCGAGGTTGACGGCAAGGAAGCCCACGGCGCCTGTCCAGAGAGCGGCGTCAACGCGATAGAGGAAACCTACAAGATGCTCAACGAGCTGAAAGAGCTTGAACCATTCAAGCAGAGGGGGAAGTACTTCGACCCGCACATAGGCATTCAGGAGCTCCTCTGTGAGAACCCAGTCTACCTAATCCCCGCCCTCTGCAAGGGCCGCCTTGAGGCGAGGCTCTTGCCTGATCAGGAAGTTGAAGACGTCCTCGACCTCATGGATCCGATCCTCGACGAGTACACGCTGAAGTACGAGTACACAGAGATATGGGACGGCTACGAGCTCGATCCAGATGAGGAGATAGTCCAGCTGGCCAAAGCAGCGATGGACAGGGTCGGCCTCGATGAGTTCGGAGGCATGAGGAGCTGGACCGATGCCATCAACTTCATGTACAACGGGACAAGAACCATAGTCTTCGGCCCCGGCAACCTCGACATCTCCCACACAAAGCACGAGAGGATAGACGTGAGGGACGTTGTTACCGCGAGCGAGTTCCTGAAGGTGCTCAACGACGTCTACGCTGAAGGGATAGAGAAGGTTGAGAGAGAGCTGGGATGA
- a CDS encoding cysteine protease, whose protein sequence is MTLNLKVVLSAVLAGLLVFSLAGYVGAFGKGGSGKLEYKVYSKDQIMSGTYKVYGNPKLGFWVAKVVLRNTGKGDITDIRITYSIDRYAPQSEKSYPVLVPNGTIVDLYYPILSSEVTKLTASTPVNLHITIRYKVNGEEREETITKSLSILGVNDFVFSSLSPEESTGSFYDTFDNAPLLAAWVTPSDPVVREFADMGNKLAGGAGASLSDEEAVKSLSGMWELALRNGFSYKTEGSGYWTGKFSEHIMFPRDVIRDKSGTCIDLALWFASLAMSQGLRAYIVLMPGHAFPLVQLPGGSIIPVEATTINYGVSFQEAVQYGVQSWQKAMSGPHFILDIAELHSQGIVPPELPELPADILSKWGITLGGGNYGGTGGNTGGNYGGGTGGNTGGNGGTNGGNNGGNNNNNGGNTGGGWAAYSGPYFSFSYPADWDAPEDYGGYVYMMSPDGEFEFMVIYEQGASVQDMVQAFENSLTDAGVTINARQETQSSIAGVTAYTVIYSLSSDYGDYAALARYFTAGGIGFAVIYDIDKSSANYDYYNQLGEYIVSTFQLG, encoded by the coding sequence ATGACACTTAACCTGAAGGTGGTGCTCTCTGCAGTCCTCGCCGGTCTGCTGGTCTTCTCGCTGGCAGGCTACGTGGGGGCCTTTGGAAAAGGCGGTTCCGGAAAGCTGGAGTACAAGGTCTACAGCAAGGACCAGATAATGAGCGGCACCTACAAGGTCTACGGAAACCCAAAGCTCGGCTTCTGGGTGGCGAAGGTCGTTCTAAGGAACACGGGAAAAGGCGACATCACCGACATCAGGATAACCTATTCGATAGACCGCTATGCGCCTCAGAGCGAGAAGAGCTATCCCGTCCTCGTGCCGAACGGGACGATCGTTGACCTCTACTACCCAATCCTCTCGAGCGAGGTGACCAAGCTCACGGCCTCAACACCGGTCAACCTCCACATAACCATTCGCTACAAGGTCAACGGCGAGGAGAGGGAGGAGACCATCACAAAGAGCCTCAGCATTCTTGGAGTGAACGACTTCGTCTTCTCGTCCCTCTCACCCGAGGAGAGCACTGGGAGCTTCTACGACACCTTTGACAACGCCCCGCTTCTCGCGGCATGGGTGACTCCAAGCGACCCGGTCGTAAGGGAGTTTGCGGACATGGGAAACAAGCTCGCCGGCGGCGCTGGAGCGAGTCTGAGCGATGAGGAGGCCGTGAAGAGCCTCAGCGGAATGTGGGAGCTTGCCCTCAGAAACGGGTTCTCGTACAAAACCGAGGGCTCCGGCTACTGGACTGGAAAGTTCTCGGAGCACATAATGTTTCCAAGGGACGTCATAAGGGACAAAAGCGGCACCTGCATCGACCTAGCGCTCTGGTTTGCGTCCCTTGCGATGAGCCAGGGACTCAGGGCCTATATCGTCCTCATGCCCGGCCACGCCTTTCCGCTCGTTCAATTACCAGGTGGTTCGATAATCCCGGTTGAGGCAACGACCATAAACTACGGCGTTTCGTTCCAGGAAGCCGTTCAGTACGGCGTTCAGTCGTGGCAGAAAGCCATGAGCGGGCCGCACTTCATACTCGATATAGCCGAGCTCCACAGTCAGGGCATAGTCCCGCCGGAGCTCCCAGAGCTTCCGGCTGACATACTGAGTAAATGGGGCATAACCCTCGGCGGAGGAAACTACGGAGGGACTGGCGGCAACACGGGCGGAAACTATGGAGGAGGAACCGGAGGAAACACCGGCGGCAACGGCGGCACCAATGGTGGAAACAACGGTGGGAACAACAATAACAACGGCGGGAATACAGGAGGAGGCTGGGCAGCCTACAGCGGCCCCTACTTCTCGTTCAGCTATCCAGCTGACTGGGACGCTCCCGAGGACTACGGCGGCTACGTCTACATGATGAGCCCGGACGGCGAGTTCGAGTTCATGGTAATCTATGAGCAGGGTGCGAGTGTCCAGGACATGGTTCAGGCCTTTGAGAACAGCCTGACGGATGCCGGTGTAACAATAAACGCGAGGCAGGAGACGCAGTCGAGCATAGCGGGCGTTACCGCCTACACGGTGATATACTCGCTTTCCTCTGACTACGGGGACTACGCTGCCCTGGCAAGGTACTTCACGGCCGGCGGAATTGGCTTCGCTGTCATCTACGACATAGACAAGAGCAGTGCAAACTACGATTATTACAACCAGCTTGGAGAATACATCGTGAGCACCTTCCAGCTGGGGTGA
- a CDS encoding AAA family ATPase: MKLKDLLRLLSSEANLQILSLLSTKAMNPRELARLLNRDESDVSRRLKVLEKAGLVEGKWTRVDGKNVRVYSLKVEELKIRFNPGEIRLEGRVEEYSIPVGFEDQRPGVSVFVGREKEIEELRRRKEPVLVVYGIAGIGKTALVAKAFPRALWYHVSGEEEVEYFFWRAGMLLQSIGYGELLEYLRSGGREEKTLLDLLKKGIEKTGPTIVIDDLHRCNDENLFRVLRLLGRELKRGRIVITSRVKPPVGVEGVFYLKLSGLRPEEAYNLALLKRGSISPEEFAELYRITRGHPLALNLIFESAPRGKSWSRENFFEFLFEEVYSSLTESEKTLLGIMALFSKPLEYEALKWMYPNKGLFPALHSLLTRGLIERIGDGYTVHEIIRSFVREVSNVSPEEYYHSYADYLLEKDSPEAFLKAFKYTIKAGDQTRLRELTELRLRKFREVVVEFPKTYMKILQEAGDNPYIEAEKAEIEFQRGFFEKAEEIWIRVMDRIEGIQRANVLTFLVDLYLEKEEIEKAEKYLKESRELAKELDNPLVWLWYQIEETKYLYYSGRVEEALESAFKELEFARRAKANPDTEALVFLHIGDILLTLNKPEEALEYYTKAKEVSEAYGISFRANIAYFEMAKAYYRLKRFREASEFARKAVNYFIRIRNYRRAVDSMAYLAVSLIGLGALEEAEEISQEMVKIGQATGYPLSWAGYIFLGALKNLKGEDGRGYFRLGREHLREKPWLYEAILNSLGRVLDIEQFQETFKPENQDE, encoded by the coding sequence ATGAAACTTAAAGACCTCCTCAGGCTGCTCTCGAGTGAGGCAAACCTCCAGATACTCTCCCTTCTCAGCACCAAGGCGATGAACCCAAGAGAGCTGGCTAGACTCCTAAACCGCGATGAGAGTGACGTTTCCAGAAGGCTAAAAGTTCTTGAGAAGGCGGGTCTCGTGGAGGGGAAGTGGACGCGGGTTGATGGCAAAAACGTCAGGGTCTACTCCCTCAAGGTTGAGGAGCTGAAAATTCGCTTCAACCCAGGGGAGATCCGTCTTGAGGGCAGAGTGGAGGAGTACTCAATCCCAGTGGGGTTTGAAGATCAAAGACCAGGTGTCAGCGTATTCGTGGGCAGAGAAAAGGAAATTGAGGAACTAAGAAGGAGAAAAGAACCGGTACTGGTCGTATACGGTATAGCCGGCATCGGAAAGACAGCCCTCGTGGCAAAGGCGTTTCCCCGGGCTCTTTGGTATCACGTGTCTGGGGAAGAGGAGGTGGAGTACTTCTTCTGGAGGGCCGGCATGCTCCTCCAGTCCATTGGATATGGGGAGCTTTTGGAGTACCTCCGCTCAGGAGGCCGGGAGGAAAAGACACTCCTAGACCTTCTGAAGAAGGGGATTGAGAAAACAGGCCCCACGATAGTAATTGACGACCTCCACCGCTGCAATGATGAGAACCTCTTTAGAGTCCTGCGGCTCCTCGGCAGGGAGTTAAAGCGTGGAAGGATTGTCATTACTTCAAGAGTAAAGCCGCCGGTGGGGGTCGAGGGCGTCTTCTACCTCAAGCTCAGCGGGCTCAGACCCGAGGAAGCATACAACCTCGCCCTCCTAAAAAGAGGTTCCATCTCTCCTGAGGAGTTTGCCGAGCTCTACAGGATAACAAGGGGGCACCCCCTCGCCCTGAACCTGATCTTTGAGAGCGCCCCCAGGGGGAAGTCATGGAGCAGGGAGAACTTCTTTGAGTTCCTCTTTGAGGAGGTTTACAGCTCCCTCACAGAATCAGAGAAAACCCTCCTGGGGATTATGGCACTCTTCAGCAAGCCCCTTGAGTACGAAGCCCTAAAGTGGATGTACCCAAATAAGGGGCTTTTTCCTGCACTTCATTCGCTCCTCACAAGGGGGCTTATCGAGCGTATTGGTGATGGCTATACCGTCCACGAGATTATAAGGAGCTTCGTCCGTGAGGTCTCCAATGTTTCACCGGAGGAGTACTACCACTCCTACGCTGACTATCTTCTTGAAAAGGACTCTCCAGAGGCGTTTTTGAAGGCCTTTAAGTACACCATAAAGGCCGGAGACCAAACCCGTTTAAGGGAGCTGACGGAGCTAAGGCTTAGAAAGTTCAGGGAAGTGGTTGTGGAGTTCCCCAAAACATACATGAAGATACTCCAAGAGGCGGGGGATAATCCATACATAGAAGCAGAGAAAGCAGAGATCGAGTTCCAGAGGGGGTTTTTTGAGAAAGCCGAAGAGATATGGATCCGTGTCATGGACAGGATTGAAGGAATCCAGCGGGCCAACGTCCTTACTTTCCTCGTTGACCTGTACCTTGAGAAGGAAGAGATCGAGAAGGCAGAGAAGTACCTTAAAGAGAGTAGAGAGCTTGCCAAAGAGCTTGATAATCCTCTTGTCTGGCTCTGGTACCAGATAGAGGAAACCAAGTACCTCTATTACTCCGGCCGCGTTGAGGAGGCCCTCGAAAGCGCCTTCAAAGAGCTTGAATTCGCCCGGAGAGCGAAGGCTAACCCCGACACCGAGGCCCTCGTTTTTCTCCACATAGGGGATATACTCCTCACACTCAACAAGCCAGAGGAAGCCCTTGAGTATTACACGAAGGCTAAAGAAGTCTCGGAAGCTTACGGCATCAGCTTCAGGGCCAACATAGCGTATTTTGAGATGGCAAAGGCGTACTACAGATTAAAACGATTCAGAGAAGCCTCAGAGTTCGCGAGAAAGGCCGTGAACTACTTCATCAGGATAAGGAACTACAGAAGGGCCGTTGACTCAATGGCTTATTTAGCGGTCTCACTTATTGGTCTCGGCGCTCTAGAGGAGGCAGAGGAGATATCACAGGAGATGGTGAAGATAGGACAGGCAACTGGCTATCCACTCTCCTGGGCAGGCTACATCTTCCTTGGGGCCCTCAAGAACCTAAAGGGGGAAGACGGGAGAGGCTACTTCAGGCTTGGAAGGGAGCATCTGAGGGAAAAGCCCTGGCTCTATGAGGCCATCCTGAACTCCCTCGGCAGGGTCCTCGATATTGAACAGTTCCAAGAAACTTTTAAACCTGAGAACCAAGACGAATAG
- a CDS encoding MBL fold metallo-hydrolase, with amino-acid sequence MGANYTGGLPNKIIPIEVPPHVLMVRGIGWDSNVYLVRDGEEALVIDTGTGVNWHAYTKIWEGEGYLTGVEHVTIFNTHEHFDHVGGNTVLRRWLEERGIKVSFAAHRITADVLERGDDGIILSYFYGRRFEPHPVGLKLDDGDTLKVGSLELLVLHTPGHTAGSSCLYLDDGRHRIMFTGDTVFKGAVGRTDLPTGEGWALRESLERLAEFDVDFGFPGHGGYIKDWKENLNEVMRWLL; translated from the coding sequence ATGGGCGCGAACTATACAGGAGGGCTTCCTAACAAGATTATTCCAATTGAAGTCCCGCCACACGTTCTCATGGTTCGTGGGATAGGGTGGGATTCCAACGTCTACTTAGTCAGAGACGGAGAGGAAGCCCTTGTCATTGACACCGGGACTGGAGTAAACTGGCACGCCTACACCAAAATCTGGGAGGGGGAGGGCTACCTTACTGGTGTAGAGCACGTAACGATTTTCAACACGCACGAGCACTTCGATCACGTCGGTGGGAACACGGTACTGAGGCGCTGGCTGGAGGAGCGCGGGATTAAGGTCTCTTTCGCCGCACATAGAATAACCGCAGATGTGCTCGAACGCGGGGATGACGGCATAATTCTTTCCTACTTCTACGGCAGACGGTTCGAACCCCATCCAGTAGGCCTTAAGCTAGATGATGGAGACACTCTGAAGGTCGGCTCTCTTGAGCTTTTGGTCCTACACACTCCTGGCCACACTGCTGGGAGCTCCTGCCTTTACCTCGATGATGGAAGGCATAGGATAATGTTCACTGGCGACACTGTCTTTAAGGGTGCTGTCGGCAGGACGGATCTCCCGACTGGGGAGGGCTGGGCGCTCAGGGAGAGCCTGGAGAGGCTGGCTGAGTTCGACGTTGACTTTGGCTTTCCCGGGCACGGCGGCTACATAAAGGACTGGAAGGAGAACCTGAACGAGGTTATGAGGTGGCTTTTATGA